The nucleotide window tgtttatttgctgtgtttggatccagtgtgatttcctgtgaatatcttaagaagtcagctctggtctctggctctggttgtggcagtaaaacatccacttgagacacaatctgtaaaatctctgtctctgtctcactcagaatgtcctgtagtcgacctctgacctgggacacagctgctgtcacgtcctcaaagttcctcagaggacggatcctgatgctggatgagtgtgtagatccactgagtggtgacagtgaggggtagttgtgtagaaactggttgtggtcctctgtgtctgagagctgcttcagttcctggtctttcctcttcagctcagtgatctcctgctccagtctctcctgaagctctctgactcgactcacttcagtttcctgctgggatctgatctgctgcttcacatcagagcttcttttctccagcagacggatcatctcagtgaagatctcctcactgtcctccactgctttatcagcagagccattgagggcctcctcctcctgttgaagcagcttcacgtctttctctgtgtcctggactctctgctggatggtttgtctcctcagcccgagctctctctgcctctcagtcctttctgctgcagctgacactgtgtcgtggtctttatgttcctccacagagcagagataacagatacactgctgatcagtgcggcagaacatcttcatcacctcgtcgtgacgagagcagatgttctcctggagcttctccgagggctccaccagcttgtgcttcttcagtggagctgactgaagatgaggctggaggtgtttttcacaataagaggccaaacaattcaaacaggacttgagagctttcagttttctcccagtgcagagatcacaggccacatcttcaggtccagcatagcagtgatcagcaggagcagcttggagtccagtcttcttcagctcctccactaaatcagctaacatggtgttCTTCTCCAggacaggcctcggtgtgaaggtctgtctacactgaggacagctgtagcttcctctctcctcccctttgtcCCAGTGGGAGTTAATACAGCTCTTACAGaagctgtgtccacagccagtagccaccggatccttcagtagatccagacagatcgaACAGCAGAATCTTTCTCTGTCCAGGTGAACTTCTTGCTgcgccatttcagctgctgccagagactgaagaacagtttcacttcctgtgaacagaaacagatctctgctcctccctctcattcacTCCCTCTTTTTACCACATTTTGAAATCCTTAAGAAAAGAGCACCAGTCCTACCTCTCCTCAGCAGGGCTGCCTCACTGTTTACGATctcttattatattatattgttaaaGAGTAAAGTTGTGCAAGCTTCAATAATGCATCTCAGTAGAAAAGGTTACAGCATCAAATCAAACTTTGTACTTTGAAGTTACAcgttacttcctgtttcctgtcctgtCATTTATCTTTGTAGAAAACCTCTGAATAGATTTTGTCGTGAACTGAGACTTTGTTTTCTGAGGTCcaacttttattctgaaatgcCAGGCTGTTTGCTCTGCGCTTTCACTCTTATTTTGtggaacaataaaaaaagacttCCTTCCTTCTTCAGCAGAATAAAAATGAGAAACATCAGAGAACACGTGCACGTGAagcaggggagtgtgtgtgtgtcctgtagtGATCGGGGTCAATGGACTGTTTA belongs to Platichthys flesus chromosome 3, fPlaFle2.1, whole genome shotgun sequence and includes:
- the LOC133947582 gene encoding tripartite motif-containing protein 16-like; translation: MAQQEVHLDRERFCCSICLDLLKDPVATGCGHSFCKSCINSHWDKGEERGSYSCPQCRQTFTPRPVLEKNTMLADLVEELKKTGLQAAPADHCYAGPEDVACDLCTGRKLKALKSCLNCLASYCEKHLQPHLQSAPLKKHKLVEPSEKLQENICSRHDEVMKMFCRTDQQCICYLCSVEEHKDHDTVSAAAERTERQRELGLRRQTIQQRVQDTEKDVKLLQQEEEALNGSADKAVEDSEEIFTEMIRLLEKRSSDVKQQIRSQQETEVSRVRELQERLEQEITELKRKDQELKQLSDTEDHNQFLHNYPSLSPLSGSTHSSSIRIRPLRNFEDVTAAVSQVRGRLQDILSETETEILQIVSQVDVLLPQPEPETRADFLRYSQEITLDPNTANKHLLLSEGNRKVTYIRKQQSYCNHPDRFIDWLQVLSRESLTGRCYWEVEVEVGGGGVGVAVTYKNISRAGGSHQCEFGFNDKSWSLYCGGNSYNFYYNSIHTPVSGPVSSRVGVYLDHSAGVLSFYRVSDTMTLLHRVQTTFTQPLYAGVCVYYYGDTAEFCKLK